One Lysobacter enzymogenes DNA segment encodes these proteins:
- the phbB gene encoding acetoacetyl-CoA reductase, whose protein sequence is MQSRVALVTGGTGGIGTSIVQRLAKLGHKVATNYRDEAKGRAWQAQMKEQGFDVAIAHGDVASPEHAEALVREVERQLGPVDILVNNAGITRDTTFHRMTPQQWTEVIDTNLNSCFNVTRPVIEGMRERKWGRIVQISSINGQKGQYGQANYAAAKAGMHGFTISLAQENAKFGITVNTVSPGYIATDMVMAVPEDVRNKIIAQIPTGRLGSPEEIAYAVGFFIPDEAGWITGANLSANGGQYMGW, encoded by the coding sequence ATGCAGTCACGCGTTGCACTCGTCACCGGCGGTACCGGTGGCATCGGCACCTCGATCGTCCAGCGCCTCGCCAAGTTGGGGCACAAGGTCGCGACCAATTATCGAGACGAGGCCAAGGGGCGCGCCTGGCAGGCGCAGATGAAGGAACAGGGGTTCGACGTCGCCATCGCCCACGGCGACGTGGCCTCGCCCGAGCACGCCGAAGCGCTGGTGCGCGAGGTCGAACGCCAGCTCGGCCCGGTCGACATCCTGGTCAACAACGCCGGCATCACCCGCGACACCACCTTCCACCGGATGACGCCGCAGCAGTGGACCGAGGTCATCGACACCAACCTCAACTCCTGCTTCAACGTCACCCGTCCGGTGATCGAGGGCATGCGCGAGCGCAAGTGGGGCCGGATCGTGCAGATCAGCTCGATCAACGGCCAGAAAGGCCAGTACGGCCAGGCCAACTACGCCGCGGCCAAGGCCGGCATGCACGGCTTCACCATTTCGCTGGCGCAGGAAAACGCCAAGTTCGGCATCACCGTGAACACCGTGTCGCCGGGCTACATCGCCACCGACATGGTCATGGCGGTGCCCGAGGACGTGCGCAACAAGATCATCGCCCAGATCCCGACCGGCCGCCTCGGCTCGCCGGAAGAGATCGCCTACGCGGTGGGCTTCTTCATCCCCGACGAAGCCGGCTGGATCACCGGCGCCAACCTCTCGGCCAACGGCGGCCAGTACATGGGTTGGTGA